The proteins below come from a single Eucalyptus grandis isolate ANBG69807.140 chromosome 3, ASM1654582v1, whole genome shotgun sequence genomic window:
- the LOC104437064 gene encoding LOW QUALITY PROTEIN: tRNA (cytosine(38)-C(5))-methyltransferase 2 (The sequence of the model RefSeq protein was modified relative to this genomic sequence to represent the inferred CDS: inserted 1 base in 1 codon) yields the protein MEVKHQWRVLEFYSGIGGMRYSLIKAGVNAEVAEAFDINDVANDVYEHNFGHRPYQGNIQSLTAADLDRYEAQAWLLSPPCQPYTRQGLQKQSGDARAFSFLRILELIPQLSRPPILLFVENVVGFETSDTHAKMIETLKSSGFATQEFILSPLQFGVPYSRPRYFCLVLILSLPLLYFLGVTNIVSTDLQAKRNPSSFSSPCFNDKLIWCPSPLFVHNGELVTDECLRPQDNWDKFLESCVPVEHFLEFKSTAGPKTAEYGFENANIVSRELKDPLKGHDERNGFNSTDLDLYHVPLSLIERWGSAMDIVYPDSRRCCCFTKXYYRYVKGTGSLLATVQPEIKGKEFPLKEQCLRYFTPREVANFHSFPEHFVFPDHVNLKQRYALLGNSLSVAVVAPLLHYLFTEPS from the exons ATGGAGGTCAAACACCAATGGCGGGTCCTCGAATTCTACAGCGGAATCGGCGGCATG AGGTATTCGCTGATCAAGGCGGGCGTGAACGCGGAAGTAGCGGAAGCGTTCGACATCAACGACGTGGCCAACGACGTTTACGAGCACAATTTCGGTCACCGTCCTTACCAG GGCAATATTCAAAGCCTCACTGCTGCTGATCTCGACAGATATGAAGCACAAGCAtggcttctttctcctccttgcCAACCCTATACTCGACAAG GTCTGCAAAAGCAATCTGGTGATGCTCGAGCATTTTCATTTCTCAGGATTCTTGAACTCATACCACAATTATCCCGGCCTCCTATATTGTTATTTGTTGAAAATGTCGTTGGATTTGAG actTCCGATACTCATGCAAAAATGATTGAAACATTGAAAAGTAGTGGTTTTGCTACTCAAGAATTTATTTTGAGTCCACTGCAGTTTGGGGTGCCATATTCTAGGCCTCGGTACTTTTGCTTGGTACTCATCCTCTCTCTGCCTCTGCTATATTTCTTAGGTGTTACAAACA TTGTGTCCACTGACTTGCAGGCAAAGAGGAATCCCTCATCCTTCTCGAGCCCGTGCTTTAATGATAAGCTTATATGGTGTCCAAGCCCATTATTTGTGCACAATGGTGAACTAGTTACTGATGAGTGTTTGAGACCACAAGACAACTGGGATAAGTTTCTGGAATCTTGTGTCCCAGTGGAGCACTTTCTTGAATTCAAGAGTACTGCTGGCCCTAAAACAGCTGAATATGGCTTTGAGAATGCAAACATTGTTTCTAGAGAACTTAAAGATCCTCTCAAGGGTCACGATGAAAGAAATGGATTCAATAGTACTGATTTGGACCTTTACCATGTTCCATTAAGTTTGATAGAGAGATGGGGCAGTGCTATGG ACATTGTTTATCCTGATTCAAGGCGGTGCTGCTGTTTCACAA GTTATTATCGATATGTAAAGGGTACTGGGTCTCTTTTGGCAACTGTCCAG CCAGAAATTAAAGGCAAAGAATTCCCATTAAAGGAGCAGTGCCTTAGATATTTTACCCCTCGGGAG GTTGCAAATTTCCACTCTTTCCCGGagcattttgtttttccagatcATGTCAACCTTAAGCAAAG ATATGCTCTCCTTGGAAACAGTTTGAGTGTTGCTGTTGTGGCACCTTTGCTTCACTATCTGTTTACTGAACCATCATGA
- the LOC104437062 gene encoding pentatricopeptide repeat-containing protein At4g32450, mitochondrial has product MCTRRAAVVAVSSLASLPKVRSSRTCSSDSLRTLNASRLISSAAESYDFGAPNGTGSEYAPELEQNPNGFRETSRNYADSARGNLNPNGLHGRMNGSAVQGRNFNEHGRPSYGDSQANWNSGVYREGYGGEYGNGPVVENMNTGSYGNGSGGWARQSSEFQQNGSLNAGYYPSQYAGQSPQNVNVDSSSGSVPGFERNPNMFYGRQGNASTAGASSYGEGYTQARPNVSGSYSQSPSNAQMMGRHQENFGYNMGMGGGFQNGQQTVSPQNLGVGQYPQNSSLGQHQVNSNDINDSMVASQMPGNSRPGQALDGASEGASDIGSLEEFDGFCREGKVKEAVEVLKLLVSKCVAVDLPRFVQLMHQCGENKALEEAKTVHEHVMRSMSPISVFTYNRILEMYGRCGSMDDAFAVFDKMSERNLSTWDIMITWLAKNDLGEDAIDLFTRFKEAGLKPDGQMFISVFSACAAVGDISEGMLHLESMSKDYGIVPSMEHYVSVVDMLGRTGHLDEVMEFVEKMPLEPSVGIWETLMNLCRIHGHTELGDRCAELVEQLDPSRLNEQSRSGLVPVTASEIAKEEEKKKMAKKNLLEARSTVHEYRAGDTSHPETHRIYAQLRGLRGLMKEAGYVPETRFVLHDVDQESKEDALLSHSERLAVSYGLLSSPARSSIRVIKNLRVCGDCHNALKIMSKLVGREFIMRDAKRFHHIKDGVCSCRDYW; this is encoded by the coding sequence ATGTGTACGAGGAGGGCGGCGGTTGTGGCGGTCAGCTCCCTCGCTTCCCTTCCCAAGGTACGTTCTTCACGAACCTGCTCCTCGGATTCCCTCAGGACGCTGAACGCGTCGAGGCTCATCAGTTCCGCCGCCGAAAGTTACGATTTTGGCGCGCCCAATGGCACCGGCAGCGAGTATGCGCCCGAGCTTGAGCAGAACCCAAATGGGTTTCGCGAGACAAGCCGGAATTATGCTGATTCTGCTCGGGGGAACTTGAACCCTAATGGGCTTCACGGAAGAATGAATGGCTCGGCTGTGCAAGGTAGGAACTTTAACGAGCATGGTAGGCCGTCTTATGGTGACTCTCAGGCGAATTGGAATAGTGGAGTGTATAGGGAGGGTTATGGAGGTGAATATGGGAATGGGCCGGTCGTGGAGAATATGAACACGGGCAGTTATGGCAATGGCTCGGGCGGTTGGGCACGGCAGTCGAGCGAATTTCAGCAGAATGGGAGTCTGAATGCGGGTTATTATCCGAGTCAGTATGCAGGGCAGTCTCCACAAAATGTGAATGTGGACAGCTCTTCGGGTAGTGTACCGGGGTTTGAGCGGAATCCGAATATGTTTTATGGTAGGCAAGGAAATGCATCTACCGCCGGAGCTTCTTCTTATGGAGAGGGATACACTCAAGCGAGGCCCAACGTGAGTGGATCCTATTCCCAAAGCCCTTCGAACGCACAAATGATGGGGCGACATCAGGAAAATTTTGGCTATAATATGGGGATGGGCGGTGGCTTTCAAAACGGGCAACAAACCGTGTCCCCCCAAAATCTAGGTGTCGGACAGTACCCTCAAAACTCTTCTTTGGGACAGCATCAGGTGAACTCAAATGATATTAATGATTCGATGGTGGCTTCTCAGATGCCTGGGAATTCCAGGCCTGGACAAGCATTGGATGGAGCTTCTGAAGGTGCATCTGACATTGGTTCCCTCGAAGAGTTTGATGGTTTCTGTAGAGAGGGAAAAGTGAAGGAAGCTGTGGAAGTTTTGAAGTTGTTGGTTAGTAAGTGTGTTGCTGTTGATTTACCTCGTTTTGTACAACTGATGCACCAGTGTGGTGAAAATAAAGCTCTCGAAGAAGCAAAAACAGTTCATGAACATGTCATGAGATCAATGTCTCCCATCAGCGTCTTCACCTATAACCGCATCTTGGAAATGTATGGCCGATGTGGTTCCATGGATGATGCATTTGCGGTTTTTGACAAGATGTCTGAGCGTAATTTGTCAACATGGGACATCATGATCACATGGCTTGCAAAGAATGACCTTGGAGAGGATGCCATTGACCTGTTCACTCGATTCAAAGAAGCAGGGCTTAAACCCGATGGACAAATGTTCATTTCTGTGTTCTCTGCTTGTGCAGCAGTGGGTGATATTTCTGAAGGGATGTTGCATCTTGAATCGATGAGCAAGGATTATGGCATTGTTCCATCTATGGAGCACTATGTAAGTGTAGTAGACATGCTGGGAAGAACAGGGCATCTGGATGAGGTGATGGAGTTTGTCGAGAAAATGCCGTTGGAGCCTAGTGTTGGAATCTGGGAGACCTTGATGAATCTTTGTAGAATTCATGGCCACACAGAACTTGGGGATCGCTGCGCTGAGCTTGTTGAGCAGTTGGATCCATCACGCTTGAATGAACAGTCAAGGTCAGGTCTTGTACCAGTGACAGCTTCTGAAATTGCtaaggaggaagagaagaaaaaaatggcaaaaaaaaatctcctaGAGGCAAGGAGCACAGTCCATGAATATCGAGCAGGTGATACGTCTCATCCCGAGACACACAGAATCTATGCTCAGTTAAGGGGATTAAGGGGACTTATGAAAGAGGCTGGTTATGTTCCGGAGACTCGATTTGTCTTGCATGACGTTGACCAGGAAAGCAAGGAGGATGCCCTTCTATCTCACAGTGAGAGACTTGCAGTTTCTTATGGTCTACTCAGCAGTCCAGCCAGATCATCTATCCGGGTCATTAAGAATCTCCGTGTTTGTGGGGATTGCCACAATGCGCTGAAGATTATGTCAAAGCTAGTGGGCAGAGAGTTTATCATGCGTGATGCCAAGAGGTTTCACCATATTAAAGATGGTGTATGCTCTTGCCGGGATTACTGGTAA
- the LOC104437066 gene encoding uncharacterized protein LOC104437066, with translation MKLKGNKVRLLCKEEPKMNMRVEDGCLSVANKSRFQDSNAVSSRTSGMKRLSPYCSSQLRVNAGHSHKSKATIKDNVFLRAPLEKVDAVAYPREILGERNMHASFGSHLEPNDSDTDASSVGSCSVIDDCFNRLSSRTLRDPSQDADTLCSSAESFQGRDDEEDVTFSLPHEEAVATRVHSLELHAYRSILVALYASGPMSWEQEALLTNLRLSLNISNDEHLIELRNLISSRRSLHIS, from the coding sequence ATGAAGCTTAAAGGAAATAAAGTTCGGCTGCTGTGCAAGGAGGAACCAAAGATGAACATGCGGGTAGAGGATGGTTGTCTGTCAGTTGCCAACAAAAGCCGATTCCAGGATTCTAATGCTGTTTCCAGTAGAACGTCGGGGATGAAAAGACTCTCACCTTATTGCTCGTCTCAACTAAGAGTGAACGCTGGACATAGTCACAAAAGTAAAGCAACAATCAAAGATAATGTGTTCCTGAGAGCCCCATTGGAAAAGGTAGATGCTGTTGCCTACCCACGAGAAATTCTGGGTGAAAGAAACATGCATGCTTCCTTTGGCAGTCATCTAGAACCTAATGATTCCGATACAGACGCAAGTTCTGTCGGTAGTTGCAGTGTTATAGATGATTGTTTCAATAGGTTGTCTAGTCGAACTTTGAGGGATCCTAGTCAAGATGCCGATACTCTTTGTAGTAGTGCTGAATCATTCCAAGGacgtgatgatgaggaagatgtgACTTTCTCCCTTCCTCATGAGGAGGCTGTTGCAACTAGAGTTCATAGTTTAGAGTTGCATGCATATCGCAGCATTCTGGTGGCATTGTATGCTTCTGGACCAATGAGTTGGGAACAAGAAGCCTTATTGACGAATCTTCGCCTTTCTCTTAACATATCAAATGATGAACATTTGATAGAGCTAAGGAACTTAATTTCTTCCAGAAGAAGTCTTCATATTAGCTGA
- the LOC104437065 gene encoding uncharacterized protein LOC104437065 yields MRGSVLAVVAVLLCATCRLGCAFIDGLVPNGNFELAPKPSDMKGTVVIGKYAIPKWEISGFVEYIKSGQKQGDMLLVVPEGAFAVRLGNEASIKQRLRVQKGMYYSITFSAARTCAQEEKLNISVAPDSGVLPMQTLYSSNGWDSYAWAFQAELDVAEIVIHNPGVEEDPACGPLIDSIAIRALYPPKATNKNLLKNGGFEEGPYIFPNTSWGVLIPPNIEDDHSPLPGWMVESLKAVKYIDSAHFSVPGGYRAIELVAGKESAIAQVARTIPGKTYTLFFAVGDASNSCEGSMIVEAFAGRDTIKVPYESKGKGGFKRAVLRFKAVSTRTRIMFYSTFYTMRSDDFSSLCGPVVDDVVLLSVRNPRLM; encoded by the exons ATGAGAGGGTCGGTTCTAGCGGTGGTGGCAGTGCTACTCTGCGCCACCTGCCGCCTCGGTTGCGCCTTCATCGATG GGCTAGTGCCGAACGGGAACTTTGAGCTCGCGCCCAAGCCCTCAGACATGAAAGGCACGGTGGTGATCGGTAAGTATGCAATCCCCAAGTGGGAGATATCCGGCTTCGTGGAGTACATCAAGTCGGGCCAGAAGCAGGGCGACATGCTGCTGGTCGTCCCCGAGGGCGCATTCGCGGTGCGGCTCGGGAATGAGGCCTCGATCAAGCAGCGTCTCCGGGTGCAGAAGGGCATGTACTACTCTATCACGTTCAGTGCAGCCCGGACGTGCGCCCAGGAGGAGAAGCTCAACATATCAGTTGCGCCCGACTCGGGAGTGCTTCCAATGCAGACCCTGTACAGCAGCAACGGGTGGGACTCGTATGCCTGGGCATTCCAGGCCGAGCTTGATGTGGCTGAGATTGTGATCCACAATCCAGGAGTAGAGGAGGACCCTGCTTGTGGACCCTTGATTGATTCGATTGCAATCAGGGCTCTCTATCCTCCTAAAGCAACCAATA AGAACTTACTGAAGAATGGCGGCTTCGAAGAGGGTCCCTACATCTTCCCAAACACGTCCTGGGGAGTATTGATCCCTCCGAACATCGAGGATGACCACTCTCCCTTGCCTGGCTGGATGGTAGAATCCCTCAAAGCAGTCAAATACATCGACTCTGCCCACTTCTCTGTCCCTGGGGGCTATAGAGCAATCGAACTCGTTGCCGGAAAAGAGAGTGCAATTGCTCAAGTAGCCAGGACCATCCCAGGGAAAACCTACACCCTATTCTTTGCTGTCGGAGATGCAAGCAACTCATGTGAGGGGTCGATGATCGTCGAGGCATTTGCAGGGAGGGACACCATCAAGGTGCCCTATGAATCGAAGGGCAAAGGCGGGTTCAAGCGTGCTGTCCTGAGATTCAAGGCCGTGTCCACCAGGACCAGGATCATGTTCTACAGCACGTTCTACACCATGAGGAGTGACGATTTCTCTTCTCTGTGTGGTCCTGTTGTTGATGACGTAGTCCTCTTGAGCGTCAGGAACCCTAGGCTCATGTAA
- the LOC104439381 gene encoding ammonium transporter 2 member 5 — MGSAPSPFVLPANLIPDEANPGWMSKGDNAWQLTAATLVGLQSVPGLMILYGGGVKKKWAVNSAFMAFYAFACVLVCWVLWGYQMSFGHKMLPFWGRINVSLEQDFLLAQAFSGMLPNATMVYFQFVFAAITLILIAGALLGRMNFIAWMMFVPLWLTFSYTFGAFSIWYPGGFLARMGLMDYSGGYVIHLSSGVAGFTAAFWVGPRLSKDRERFPPNNILLMLAGAGLLWMGWTGFNGGDPYAVNIDASLAVINTHICTATSLLTWLVLDLIFFGKASVIGAVQGMITGLVCITPAAGLVQGWAAIIMGLCSGSIPWFSMMVVHKKLELLQKVDDTMAVFHTHAVAGSLGGILTGLFAEPRLNRLFYSPPTDMYIGLFYGFQTGRVHAGFRQIGVQLLGIVFIVTLNVVATSLICLAVRFVVPLRMSEEDMEIGDEAVHGEAAYVLWEDDKATNAVLGEGSAPSDTEMTATKRRGGGRAGVV, encoded by the exons ATGGGCTCGGCTCCTTCTCCGTTTGTCCTCCCGGCGAATCTCATCCCTGATGAGGCGAACCCCGGGTGGATGAGCAAAGGCGACAACGCGTGGCAGCTGACGGCGGCCACCCTCGTCGGCCTGCAGAGCGTGCCGGGGCTCATGATCCTGTACGGGGGTGGGGTGAAGAAGAAATGGGCGGTGAACTCAGCGTTCATGGCGTTCTACGCCTTCGCCTGTGTCCTCGTCTGCTGGGTCCTGTGGGGCTACCAGATGTCCTTCGGCCACAAGATGCTCCCGTTCTGGGGCAGGATCAACGTCTCGCTCGAGCAGGACTTCCTGCTGGCCCAGGCGTTCTCGGGGATGCTGCCGAACGCAACGATGGTGTACTTCCAGTTTGTCTTCGCAGCGATCACGCTGATCCTGATCGCGGGGGCCTTGCTGGGAAGGATGAATTTCATAGCGTGGATGATGTTTGTGCCACTTTGGCTGACGTTTTCATACACATTTGGGGCATTCAGCATATGGTACCCTGGTGGATTTCTCGCTCGGATGGGGCTAATGGACTATTCGGGTGGGTATGTGATTCATTTGTCTTCTGGAGTAGCTGGTTTTACTGCGGCATTTTGG GTCGGTCCACGCCTGAGCAAGGACAGAGAGAGATTTCCTCCCAACAACATCCTGCTCATGTTGGCCGGTGCCGGGCTTCTGTGGATGGGATGGACCGGGTTCAACGGAGGCGACCCTTACGCTGTCAACATCGACGCCTCGCTTGCGGTCATCAACACCCACATCTGCACGGCCACGAGCTTGCTCACATGGCTCGTGCTCGATCTCATCTTCTTTGGCAAGGCCTCCGTGATCGGTGCTGTCCAAGGGATGATCACTGGCCTGGTCTGCATCACCCCGGCTGCCG GGTTGGTCCAAGGTTGGGCAGCTATAATAATGGGTCTCTGCTCTGGCTCAATCCCGTGGTTTTCCATGATGGTGGTCCACAAGAAATTGGAGCTGCTCCAAAAGGTCGACGACACGATGGCCGTCTTTCACACCCACGCTGTCGCCGGGAGCCTTGGCGGGATCCTCACGGGGCTCTTCGCCGAGCCGCGTCTGAACCGCCTCTTCTACTCTCCCCCTACTGATATGTACATAGGGCTCTTCTACGGGTTCCAGACAGGGAGGGTCCACGCAGGGTTCAGGCAGATCGGGGTCCAGCTGCTCGGGATCGTCTTCATCGTCACCCTCAACGTGGTGGCGACCAGCCTGATCTGCCTTGCGGTGCGGTTCGTTGTGCCGCTGAGGATGTCAGAGGAGGACATGGAGATCGGCGACGAGGCGGTCCATGGGGAAGCGGCGTATGTCCTGTGGGAAGACGACAAGGCAACCAACGCCGTGCTGGGGGAAGGATCGGCGCCCAGCGATACAGAGATGACTGCGACGAAAAGAAGAGGAGGGGGTCGAGCCGGGGTGGTATAG